A window of Meleagris gallopavo isolate NT-WF06-2002-E0010 breed Aviagen turkey brand Nicholas breeding stock chromosome 11, Turkey_5.1, whole genome shotgun sequence genomic DNA:
ggggcacccacaacctccttgagcaaAATGTTTAGTTAATGTTTAGTTGCACTCTTAGATCTCTTTTCCGAACTTCAGATTCATTATGGTCTGTTGCTGTGACCCATAGCTAGCCCACGGCTCAGAGAAGACAGAAGTTGGAAAGCCCTTGGAAACTCTCAGTTCTATAACGTTTCCCAAACGTTATGAATCGTACTAGCTTTATTTCCTCAGCTATGCAATCCTGTTACAAACTCTACTCAGGCTTTGCTTGGGTTctctattttcctttattttttcttccaatctCATTTGCAGATGAGACAGGTAGAAAAAAGGGTTCAGAAACcgctttttttttattctccaagTCCTGCAGCCGTAGTACTGGCGCTTCTTTTTCTGTGGTAAGAACAGAACTTCTCTATAAAGATTAAATTACCTCCAAAAACAGGTGGCAATGTGAAAAATGTCACTTAGAGCTATTtacagctacttttttttttttttttcctaagtttgCTGCCTCAGTGGAGTATTGCAGTGTGTAAGGTAAATGAGCAGCCAGCAGTTACCACAACACACAGCAGTGGTTCCTGGCACCAGCAGGTGAGTTTCACACTCCAACCAGAGGAGGTCCAGAGGCAGACTGCTTCTACTCATACACGTGAGGTGAAGTGCCAAAATTCACACATACATAGATATGTacttatatattttatacatatgACACTGTATTTaaggttttttcttcttacagttCTGTTGTGTGAGGGTACAGTtattatttaagagaacatcACTATGTCATTGATCAGCAATTACGTTTTTCTCTCCTGTGTATTATGTCACTTGGTGCAAACATGACTACCTGACAGCACTCCCTCCAGCCCACAGCCAACTAGGGACTGAGACCAACAGCTTTGAGTCCTCCTCAGCATTACACCCTTGTCTGTTAGCTCCTGAAGATGGCGATGGATTGATactctcatttttctgctgtttcactCTTTGTACGCACAATAACCTTTCCAAATGCTGTGCATTAAACGACAGCTCCCAAAGCAGAGGAAGACCTTCACACTCCGTTATGAAAGTGCTAATGATGAAAAATCTCTGAAAGCTTTGTGTGTCTTGGGAGTTCGAGGGACAGCACATTTTGAGAGTGTGTCCTAGCTTCTGTGAGACTCCACCTAATCCACCAGGCTAGAGCTCCCTACACCTCGCTCCTCCTGCCAATAAGCATTTGTTTGCTGCCTTCCAGCCACGAACCAAACACCTGAACTGGCTTTAAATAGTTCAACAGCTGCATACACATAAGTAGCTGAATCTTTCAGAAGCATCTGAGTGCAGAACCGCTGATTTCCAGCATGCAAATTGGACAGAACTGGGGGGAAAAGCCCTCTTTCTATGACTGTCTCTCCTACAACTTTCTACTTGTCCATCTCCCCTCCAGCACCACAAACAATCTGCAGTTTGGGGGGTAGCCACCACATACCTGTAACACCAAGTGAAGGCCAGCCCAAAGCCAGGCCTGGCTCCAGGGACAAACTGCTCTCCCCACACCAACTACTTGCTGGAAACAACGGACGATTCAAGCCTTTACACTCTCTCACCTTCACTCATCTAtataaagaaacacaaaacacagagctgcGCCCTttgaaatagggaaaaaaaaaaagagtgagaaggaaagaaggatgtGGTTATTTAGTAAGAGTACTGGCAGAACATGGTCTTTAAGCGAATGCTCTCGTGTTCTGTAGAACAACCTGGACTGAAGCAATCCTGATGAACTTCTTGCTAAGATTCAGGTAAAAGAATTTATCttttaattgattttgtttgtttgttttttgtttgtttattttcagcaatTAAACACTAGCATTGAGTgcagagaattatttttagGCTTGTCTGATAATTATTTCTTATAAGgataaaaaattaatgaaatatgtATTGTAGTTTGTCTTAGAGAATGAAAATTTTTAGCTTCAGAGATAAGGATAGATATATTCGATTGCAATCAAAATGTTTAGTATAAAGTGGTAAGAGATTATCCAGCTACAGATAAAATATACAGCAGATGTGGACTTTCAACTTTTTATTGCACTAAGCCATCTTCCTGTTATCTTGAGTATGCATGAGAAAATTACATATCTAACACAAATAATGatctagaaaataaatacaatcaaAGACTGCTTCATAGCAGTAACATTACATGGTTTGTAATTATCAAAGGGTAATTACGGTAAGTGCTGTAAAAGTCCCTGCTGAAGCAGTAAGCTGAATTTCCCTCATTCCTCTTTTATATTACAGCTAGATCGAGAATGATTGGTTTGCTTTATTCTTCCATCTGATTAACATGTCCTTATTAAAGCTACATCTACACTTAGAGTAAGTCATAGATTTAATGATGAAGACTTTCCTATGAATGAAGCTTTCATGGATTACTATGCCCTTACTTCATCATCCCCAACCTGTGCTATACATACAGACTTGTGGGAATCCCAGCTAGAGTCAGATGAGCTCAAATCTGAGctacaaaatgaaaaccattCATGCACTCTATTGtattgcacaaaaaaaaaaaaaaaagaggaaagctaGTACTATAAAACCTTGGTGCTCCTAGGTCATTACATTTGCTGCTAGCTTAACCACCAGCTTCTGCTCATTGGTAAACTATTAATACTTGCATAGTGCATAGGAAGTGGAGAATCCTCACTCAGTAGGAAGAATTAAGAACAAGCggagcagtgacagcactgggtCTGCTCCAGCTCATGCAGTCTGCCTTGAGAGGCACTAAGTCCAGGCTCTGACATTACCCTTTGATTTTCAGAAGCTGAAGCAATCCTGGGGCTGCAGGCAATTTCTTCAGGACGCTCTTAGAGGGCAGGGAAAATtctcttcagaagagaaaacacGCTGCCTGTCTCTTAAGAAGGTGGAAGAGGAGTTGGGAAATGGTAAATCACTAAGCCTGGCTTCAGTATTTGGACTGAAGTCACCCGCTGGAGAATCTGTTGTGAGCACCCAGACAACATCTCAGCAGTAAGTATCAACCCACACAGGTTTGTCTGAGAATCATTGAAATGGAAGTAATTTGACTTTCTTTTGTCACAGTCAGCCAACCCTGACTGGGTGTGGGGGGAGCAGGCTTTGGGCACTGTCTCTAAAGAAATTCTCATAACCAAATGAAGGAAATATTATCTGTTTGAAACTTACACATAATGAGTGATCAACTCACTGAGGTACTCCTCGATCTGTCAGACGGGAAAGATGTATTCAGTTCCGTATCTTTCAgcttcagtatttttgttaatCGTTTGGACTCTGTGATAAAGATGAAGCTTATTAGATGACTGAGCTTATTTGTCAATGGAAATGAGTCTTTGGGTAACTTTGGGCAAATGCTGTTCCATGCAGACAGTTTGCAAACAATTCCCGTGGGTTGCTCGAGATGTGACATTTGAATGTGAGATAGGCTATGGGATCAAAAGCTTCAGGCTTTTAAGAATCAGGCACTGCAGGTGAACACCTGAAACCATGGCTTTAAAGGCTGGCTAACACCTTCCTGAAACTATTTTCAGGAGAAATGCTGTCTGTAATTTTGTGATGAtgaattctgaagaaaaagcactttgGGATACAGAAATGTGCTAACAGTTAGAATCAAAGCTCATACTTCTATGGGACGCCACAAGCAATTTTCTGATATTTATCTAGTGCTAGACTAAAGCTGTTGTTGCTCCCCCAAAATGTTTTGTGCCATCTGATCTCTCCCCAGCTAAATGGGTGCTCCTGGGCACAAGACATACATGCtcacacaacaacacaacacccCCATCTCCTCTTACCTGTCCTGGCCCAGGTAACAGCCACTTCTGCCCATGACTCCCTGGCATGTCTGGCACTGGTGCATCTCCAGCTCTAGTGGCACTCTCTCACTTACCATGCACCACAATCACATGACTTCATAAGCAGCTGCCTCACCTTGCTAGCTCAAAGAGACTGACTCAATCTCAGTCTGACTAACAAAccaaagttttctttttgttctcatttccGACAGATAAATCCACTGATAACACTCAGACTTCCTTTTGCATTTCCTAAATTCAGAGGAAAGTTGCTCAGTCCTCTGGAGATGCCAGCCAGATCTTGCCCCATGGCCAATAGCACCTCCCTGCAGGTTGCATCCATACCAGCAATGGGGTGGCCAGATGAACCTGCTAAGGACTGGGCTGGGTGACTGTGCATCTCCCTGTTGACCTTCATTCAGCTTGTCTGCAGGCCTTACCAGCTTTCGTGTAAACATTTCCTCACCTACTTACCAGCTCTTGCTCAAATCTCAAGTATATCTAGtggtatttaattatttctagtGCAGTTCAATCACAGTTTCTAGTGCAACTGTCTTTGACCTTCAGCCTTTGCTTTATCTGGAAAAGCAGATACTTCATCAAAGAAGTTAATGATCCGGCATGATCTGCCAAGGCTTCATTTAGGTTATcgtgttttcagtttttcttttatttaaaatctgaGGGAAGATTTGGCCTAAAACTTCTACTTTTGCCTAAATCGTGTttactttcatttcctttaacaGATAGGCTAGACTGATCCTTTTCCAGATATACCAATAGCATAGTCTGTACTTTTCAGGCTGGAACTTCAGATACCAGTGCTGAAGGCTAAATACCAGCTAGAAAATGCAATTATCTAGTTCACACCTAAATAAAAGATGTATCAAGATATATAGAGGAGTTCCCTGGGAGCCTTACATACTCTAACcagttttctctgtgctttagGGGAGAGATGACCAACATCAGTGGAGAATGCAACTTTACAAGCATCGACAGATTAGCAGAAACCCTCCGGTTTGGGATCTCCATCCCCACCTTCATTCTTGGCTTGGTTCTCAACACCCTGGCCCTCTCAGTATTCTGCTGTTTTTggaagaaacaaaccaaaacctcAGTCTATATGATCAATCTGGCACTTGCAgatgttctgctgcttctctccctcccaCTTAAGCTGCACTACTCTATTGCAGAAGCACCTGGACTCCTGTGTGCCTTTATACAGTCACTGTACTTTGTCAATACCTATGGCAGTATCTTCATCATTGTTTGCATTACTGTTGATAGATACATCTGCTTAAAGCATCCATTTGAAGGTCGAGCTAACCAATCCCCCAGGTGGGCAATCTTGATTTGCTGTTTTATCTGGGCAGTAGCTTGGCTTTGTAGCAGCCCGATATATGTGTTTCAAAAGAAagattctttaaaatgttttcacaaCATGTCAGATGAGGCCTGGAGTGTCCCTCTCATCGTTTCTGTGGAGATCTTTGGATTTCTGATTCCACTCTCAGTGATGGTTTTCTGCTCTGCACAAAACATCTGGATTCTTCTGAATCACAAAAACAGAGCCAAAGAGAAAGTAGAAGATTCCTTACGAGTCATTATCATCAACCTTGTTGTCTTTTTGGTATGTTTCACACCTGTGCATCTTGCCATCTGCCTACAGTGCCTGGTAAGACAGCACGTGATAGTGGACTGCCGCCTGAAACAAACCATCAGCCTCTTCATCCAGGTGTCAATGATACTAGCCAACCTCAACTGCTGCCTGGATGCCATCTTCTATTACTTTGCTGCCAAAGAATTCCGTGAAAAAACACacctgaaaaaaattattcaacGATGCCCTGTCTTTAAGCCTTGTGCCACATGACAGGACCTTTTGCAGTAGAAGAATGCCTCTTCCTTGGCTGCCGCTCGCCCTGCAGGTGGAACACTGACAGCATTATTCCCAGCATGGCAGTAAGGCCAGCTTGGCCGTTGCAGGAAGggcagaggagggagaaggacAATATTTTCCTCATGAATGTGaatatttgtcttcttttttagAGATCAAAGGGGAAgaatatggggaaaaaagaaccaGCATTATGAAAATATCAGTGATGCAAAAGAAGCATTAGCCTTGATGCTATTTCAGCTATTAAAGCTGAAAGGCTTATCAGAGGAAAACTACCAAGGTCACTGGACTGCCAATTAAAATCAGTCTTTGCCATCGCCACAGCGGTTTTCCTCTCACCGATGTGATCAGAAACTCGTTGCTCTGGGCCAGTCAAACCCAGAAATAACTTCAACACGTTCTTGCTAACTTAGAAGGTTACTGAGAGATACAAGAAAGTATCTGGCCAAAAGTCTggctctgctctttccttctggAAACCCTGCAGAAGGTCTCTGTTGAAGCTCATTTGCTCCAAAATCTTGGCTGGCCCTCTCATAAGCATTATAAACCATCATACACCAGCCAAGGCTGTTCCACAGAGGACTGGGCTGCCCAGTACATGACAACATCTCTTTATACAACACCCTATCTTGGGTAAcagcaacaaacaacaaaccttTCTGATAATTGTCGCTCAGGAACCAGCATGGTTTTATTCTGCAActttaaaacagcttttgcacattaaaaacaaaataacccCTTCAAATACTGCATTTAGTGAAAGGCTGTACATACAGAAGCGTCAGTCTAAGATATAACAAGACAGATGTATGAAGGTTTTCTGCCTGtcttctcattctttcttgAGGAAGAAGAACATATGTAAGCAAGTACAACATCACAAGCATGAAATACAGTTTGGGAGCACTTGTCTGATACACTCCAGGCTCCCAGATGAAACACTGGATCAGCTCTGTCAAATTCATTCCTCAGAGGAGTCCTCCTAGCCTGGACTTTCCATTTCACAAAATGTGAAATGTGAACGTGCCTTAATCACTCCATGCCAGCTCTTCTGGTATGTCTCTGCCCCTGGGCCGTTTGTACGTTCGGCCCTGAGTTGAAACTAAAGACTTCCTTATTGCAATGTAAGCCTTCTATTTCTTGTACCATTATATTGTTATGGTTTATGCTCTTACCCAGAAGCACCTTCACATCAAGAAATCTATTTCTGTGCCTTTAAAAAACAGCCataaaattgctttaaattgGTGGGAACCAGGTCTTTGTTCTGGGGCAGATACTCCTTTTATtcaaaatgggaaaagaaattggCTTCTGTTcgaaggaaagaaaaaaaagatacaggGCTCGTTTCAAAAATAGAATTTTCAGTCAATTGATTTCTAAATAAATGACTGATAGCACAAGTGGGCACCTGTACACATCTCATACTGGACCTAATGTAAGAGTGCTTTACAGTTCATTAATACTAGATATTGCAACAGCTGAGTCATGAGAGGAGCTCAGAGACAAACAGAGGTTTTTATCATCACCTTTGCCATTATCTGCTGTTATGCTGAAAGAGAAGTTTTACAAAACAGGAGGTCTGCAAAACATTATTTGCTACTGCCTCGATCATTCAGAAACCTGCATCCTTTTCAGTATGAGATAGCCTTTCTTTCTTGTACTTTTTGCATTACTTTACATATGAAATGTGTGCTTTGGAAAGAACATGTTCTAGAAAATAAACTGTATGTGTGAAATGTATGATTTGAAAGTACATTTTAATTCCCCAGTCTGACAGCAGCGTACGATCCTTATCTCTCTATTTCATCCCAGAATCCCAGAATcgcagaaacaccaaggttggaaaagatctacaagatcatccagtccaaccatccacctatcaccaatagttctcactaaactaTATgcctcaacacaaaatccaagcGTTCCCAATTCACGTTCTCCTTAAATCAACTCCAAGACTTAGCTGGAGATTTTGCTTCCCAGAAAGTACTTCATGTTTACAGCTATGGTATCAAAGAACAACCGAATTACCAGAAATAAGcagggaaaaaagtaaaaacaggaAAGATGATCACACTCGGAAGTTTAGATAATAAATTTCTGAGGAACATCTCTCCATAAATCATTGACAGTACCCTTCCAGGGGGAAACTACCCTCTTCTCCACAAGAGAGCAATGCAGCACTGGAAgggattgcccagagaagctgtgtgaTAACCACTCATGAATGTTTCCAACATGTAGTCAGATATATAACAGAATTGATCTGATCTTGTGTTGGAGGAATACCTGCTGTGAGAAGGCAGCTGGTCACAGAGGGCCCTTCCCACTGCCCTGTGATTTCAGCAAATGCAAAGCTGTTTATATTTCTCCTGTACAAGACAAAAAGCTGCTTCAGTGTTGCTGATATTATGGCACTGACTGCCAATAGCTCTATTTCAAGCACAGCACAAGACTGAGGAATTGCAATAGCTTCCTAAAAACCACCAGGTAGCAATTTGTGACACATGGCACAAAGTCATGATAAACACCGTTGGGACTAATAAGGCAATATCCTTGTCTTCTAACTGTTTATTGGAATAAAAATGCTTGGAAAAGATAATTTTACAATCTTAAAAGGAATAAGTCCACAGACCTCATaggcagagaggaaaaggaTACAAGGATTCTTGTAAATGTGGGTGGAGAAGTTTGATTTGCCAGGGCAATGCATTGTCAATGGCAGACAAGAAAAGACTTcatttacagaaagaaacataatttgctcaatgaaagaaacagagatcTGTTTATGAAAATTATCTGTAAGAATGGAAGTGATGGTAGCCACCACGTAGATTCAGCCTGCTCATGCCATGCATCACAGCAAACTCAGAAAATAGAATCTAGAAGTCACATTGGGCTATTGTCCTCCTTCTTATCACCACCAGTGACACTTCTCTGTAGGCCCAAAGTGATATTGTATATAACTCAACTTGACTACGTTTTGCTTGTAAATGAGAGGACCTGTCTGAGTATACTTGACATTtctgaaggaggagaaagaaggaagagagccTAGCTGTGCTGGCTTTACAGGGCTACTACAGTAGTCAAGTCTTGTAGCACAAAAAGAGCATGTATTCTCAGTTAGAAGATCTCACTTTCAATTCACTGCTTTTCAAGATGaacttaaatttaaataatatcTCTGAATTACGTCCTTGAACTCCAGCTAAAATTATATCTTTTGAGATCAGAATTTTACATAAAGTCTCCCCTGCCCAATTTACTGTTAGTTCTGGAGAATCTCCAGTCGGTTGTATTTTTAAACCAGTGAGAACAGCAATCAAAAACCCCGAGCAACTCGAGATTGCACAGAACACTTTTGATGatgaataaaactgaaaagcatttgacatttcaaaaacaacaacaaaagctttCCTGACTAAGTACACGACTTCACCATTTCAATTTTCAGACTTCACAATAGtagagatttcttttctttctcgCTGTTATTTCTAATTCAGAGACAAATGACAAGAACCTGAATGTGGATCCCTCATACGTCCAGCTCTTTTCCCAGGGACTCACAGGTACCGCATGCTAGAAGAAGCATTGTCCTAGTAGTAAAAAAAAGTGCTAATCAAAAACAGCCATTAGAAGTCTATATTTCACATGGATTAGCTTACTCCTTTGGAAGGACTTACTCAGAAACAGAATatcaaaaaagaataaatcagcTACTACAAAGAAGCCACGTGTCCAGCTAATGTGCATACGTCACTCTGTTGGCTAAGCACAccatgctttcttcttttcataaacAATTATTATTCCCCTCACGTCTCATAACCTGCCCAGAACTGCTACTCCAAATGCTGTTTTTACAAGCTTCTTAGTACCATGCAATAAAAAAGCCCAGTACTCCAACACTTTCTCCCCCTTTCACATGTGACTCTCAGAGTGATCGTCAGCTCTTACCTATAGTTCAGGGCTACAGGAAAGATAGTTGTGTCTCCATCCTGCAGAACCCATCCAAGAAGCCTCCTTCAGCAGCCTAttgcagcctgcagcagtgctgcttttggACCTGGGGCCCTTCCATCATCCTCTCTGGCTGGGCCAGGCCTCCACAACACAAGAGAGTGCTGACTGCCCCTTGGGGTATTTTTATCAATGGTTCGTTACTCCACCAACGCTCTACAACTAGCTAGCATCTGTTCAGCAGTGAATGTGATTCCCAGGCTGCAGAAGGTAGACTCATACAGCAATTGAAAGATCATCAAGCATGAGAGTGGTTcagccaaaacaaaaagaatacagaaaaaagataaaacccGCACACAGGGTTTTCCCCAGACTTTCTAGATCTTGTTCTTCCCTGATATTATCTCATCTGAAATTTCCCAATCCTATGTGAGAGCAAAACTTTATACCAGTGCCACTCCACTGACTCCAAATGTTATAGAACTATATATATTATgctgaacttttaaaaaattactattGCCCTGCAAATCCCTTTGAAATAACTGGTTTAATAGAAAGTGTACAAGCTAGTTGGAAAATTGCCTCTTAcagccttaaaaaaaacactattGCATGATTTGCAAGCAGAAGGCAGCTGAGGCAGGATCCAAGCCCAGAGCAAAGcacaggcagtgcaggcagtgttGACTCGCCATGGGCAAAGCAGGCAGCACCCTGCAGGGACAGGCCAACATCGCTTCATTCTGATGAAAAACACTAGCTGAAAAAAGCGCAAaacagagcttaaaaaaaactCATATTCTTAAAAAATGTCATGCTAGCAGCTTATCACATTAAACAATTTCAAGTGTTCAGAAATCTGAGAAGTGAGAAGAGCAGCCACCCCACGCCTGAAGCAGCCTGCAGATCGTAAAGCAAAGTTGAAACCGATTTGAAGACCAAAGCTGATCTTCAGAGATATCCTTCCTCAACCTCACATTTCAGTGTGCTGCTCTAAGCGATACTTCACTTGGGC
This region includes:
- the GPR55 gene encoding G-protein coupled receptor 55, with translation MTNISGECNFTSIDRLAETLRFGISIPTFILGLVLNTLALSVFCCFWKKQTKTSVYMINLALADVLLLLSLPLKLHYSIAEAPGLLCAFIQSLYFVNTYGSIFIIVCITVDRYICLKHPFEGRANQSPRWAILICCFIWAVAWLCSSPIYVFQKKDSLKCFHNMSDEAWSVPLIVSVEIFGFLIPLSVMVFCSAQNIWILLNHKNRAKEKVEDSLRVIIINLVVFLVCFTPVHLAICLQCLVRQHVIVDCRLKQTISLFIQVSMILANLNCCLDAIFYYFAAKEFREKTHLKKIIQRCPVFKPCAT